From a region of the Sminthopsis crassicaudata isolate SCR6 chromosome 6, ASM4859323v1, whole genome shotgun sequence genome:
- the LOC141545987 gene encoding LOW QUALITY PROTEIN: heterogeneous nuclear ribonucleoprotein A3-like (The sequence of the model RefSeq protein was modified relative to this genomic sequence to represent the inferred CDS: inserted 1 base in 1 codon; deleted 1 base in 1 codon; substituted 1 base at 1 genomic stop codon), giving the protein MEVKXPPGSPQPDSGRHCRRRGEEDHDPKESEQLRKLFIGGLSFETMDDSLREHFEKWGTLTDCMVMRDPQTKHSRGFGFVIYSCVEEVDAAMCARPHKVDVRVVEPKRAVSREDSVKPGAHLTVKKIFVGDIKEDTEEYNLRDYFEKYGKIETIDVMEDRKSRKKRGFAFVTFDDHDTVDKIVVQKYHTINGHNCEVKKAFSKQEMQSAGSQRGHGGGSGNFMGLGXNFGGGGGNFGGRGGYGGGGGGSRGSYGGGDGGYNGFGGDGGNYGGGPGYSSRGGYGGGGGPGYGNRGGGYGGGGGGYDGYNEGGNFGGGNYGGSGNYNDFGNYSGQQQSNYGPMKGGSFGGRSSGSPYGGSYGSGGGSGGYGSRRF; this is encoded by the exons ATGGAGGTAAAATAGCCGCCGGGCAGCCCCCAGCCCGACTCCGGCCGCCATTGCCGCCGCAGGGGGGAGGAGGATCATGATCCAAAGGAATCAGAGCAGTTGAGAAAACTGTTTATTGGTGGCTTGAGCTTTGAAACTATGGATGATAGTTTAAGAGAACACTTTGAAAAATGGGGCACTCTCACAGATTGTATGGTGATGAGAGATCCTCAAACAAAACATTCCAGAGGCTTTGGCTTCGTGATTTATTCTTGTGTAGAAGAGGTAGATGCAGCAATGTGTGCTCGGCCACATAAGGTTGATGTCCGTGTAGTGGAACCAAAGAGAGCCGTTTCTAGAGAGGATTCTGTAAAACCTGGTGCACATCTAACTGTGAAGAAaatttttgttggtgatataaaaGAAGATACAGAAGAATATAATTTAAGAGACTACTTTGAAAAGTATGGCAAGATTGAAACTATAGACGTTATGGAAGATCGAAAGAGCAGAAAGAAGAGAGGATTTGCTTTTGTAACTTTTGATGATCATGATACAGTTGACAAAATTGTTGTTCAGAAATATCATACTATAAATGGGCATAACTGTGAAGTGAAAAAGGCCTTTTCAAAGCAAGAGATGCAGTCTGCTGGCTCACAAAGAGGTCATGGAGGTGGCTCAGGCAATTTTATGGGTCTAG GGAACTTTGGAGGTGGCGGAGGAAACTTTGGTGGAAGAGGTGgatatggtggtggtggtggtggtagcagAGGCAGTTATGGAGGTGGAGATGGTGGCTATAATGGATTTGGTGGAGATGGTGGCAACTATGGAGGTGGTCCTGGCTACAGTAGTAGA GGGGgttatggtggtggtggtggaccTGGATACGGAAACCGAGGTGGTGGATatggtggtggtggaggaggatATGATGGTTACAATGAAGGAGGAAATTTTGGTGGTGGTAACTACGGTGGCAGTGGGAACTATAATGATTTTGGGAATTATAGTGGGCAGCAGCAATCAAATTATGGACCCATGAAAGGAGGCAGTTTTGGTGGAAGGAGCTCAGGCAGTCCCTATGGTGGTAGTTATGGATCTGGTGGTGGAAGTGGTGGATATGGTAGCAGAAGGTTCTAA